The proteins below are encoded in one region of Oncorhynchus clarkii lewisi isolate Uvic-CL-2024 chromosome 33, UVic_Ocla_1.0, whole genome shotgun sequence:
- the LOC139393163 gene encoding collagen alpha-2(I) chain-like produces MDLVIHTIEVSSLFCLSKGDAGVQGIQGVVGPRGKKGVKGIQGDKGDRGEVGPMGTQGVTGFAGALGQKGDEGQRGVPGDPAKGILGPTGKKGTRGDIGPIGPTGPQGVKGVQGVKGEKGSPGFGIPGQQGPKGENGERGNVGLSGKPGPKGHDGSKGAGGTVGVPGNPGAPGLRGKDGVPGIKGESGLRGEQGPAGEPGERGTRGPLGLPGRPGDPAEKGDTGNIGLPGTEGKKGEPGKPGPPGGAQFSSDNNILTRVIKGEPGHPGEPGLRGETGLPGQRGPDGKPGSPGTGGSGSGRDGLDGLPGKPGSKGDPGKTGEPGTRGEKGDQGRVGIAGMPGLPGTPVSMFLSSS; encoded by the exons ATGGACCTAGTTATTCACACCATTGAAGTATCATCTTTGTTCTGTCTTTCTAAGGGAGATGCTGGTGTTCAAGGGATACAAGGGGTTGTCGGACCACGG GGGAAGAAGGGAGTGAAAGGCATCCAAGGGGATAAG GGCGATCGAGGAGAGGTGGGGCCTATGGGAACACAGGGAGTGACA GGCTTTGCGGGGGCTCTTGGCCAGAAGGGTGACGAG ggacagagaggagttCCTGGTGACCCAGCCAAAGGG ATCCTTGGTCCCACAGGAAAGAAGGGTACCAGG GGTGACATTGGTCCCATCGGTCCGACTGGACCCCAGGGAGTAAAAGGGGTCCAAGGAGTCAAAGGAGAGAAG GGTAGTCCTGGGTTCGGCATTCCTGGACAGCAGGGACCAAAGGGAGAAAACGGTGAAAGG ggaaatgttgGCTTGTCTGGGAAACCTGGACCCAAG GGGCACGATGGCTCTAAAGGGGCAGGGGGAACTGTTGGGGTCCCCGGGAATCCTGGAGCACCAGGACTAAGAGGTAAAGAT GGTGTGCCTGGAATCAAAGGAGAATCAGGACTACGG GGAGAGCAGGGACCAGCGGGTGAGCCTGGTGAGAGAGGAACAAGG GGCCCACTGGGGTTACCGGGACGACCAGGGGACCCAGCAGAGAAAGGAGATACCGGGAACATTGGTTTGCCT GGAACGGAGGGAAAGAAAGGAGAGCCT GGAaaaccaggacctccgggaggcgCGCAA TTCAGTTCAGACAACAATATCCTGACTAGGGTGATCAAG GGTGAACCAGGACATCCCGGAGAGCCCGGTCTCAGAGGGGAGACAGGTCTGCCTGGACAAAGG GGTCCTGATGGAAAACCAGGATCTCCAGGAACG GGAGGGtctgggtcagggagagatggTCTGGATGGGTTACCAGGAAAACCTGGATCCAAG GGTGACCCAGGAAAGACAGGCGAGCCAGGAACG aggggagagaaaggagaccAAGGCAGGGTGGGGATTGCTGGAATGCCTGGTTTACCTGGGACCCCAGTGAGTATGTTTCTGTCATCATCataa
- the LOC139392956 gene encoding collagen alpha-3(IX) chain-like has product MFESIGLKSKGEKGERGLPGTDGVPGLPGRPGRTGPPGSAGQRGLEGVPGDLGPPGITGPKGQRGERGEPGYVIGGIGDGHYAPGRKGEPGSSGPQGAPGVPGVSGPSGLPGQSGSPGSSGISVKGEHGEAGAKGLRGKAGAKGDKGDHGKDGQAGLPGPIGIDGVPGFPGQKGYKGEEGIGVPGVQGPRGEPGEKGNIGLSGPEGLKVLHLC; this is encoded by the exons ATGTTTGAGTCAATTGGCCTCAAGTccaaaggagagaaaggagagaga GGACTTCCTGGAACAGATGGTGTCCCCGGGTTGCCAGGACGACCAGGACGAACCGGACCCCCAGGTTCAGCCGGACAACGG GGTTTAGAAGGTGTTCCAGGTGATCTG GGGCCTCCTGGTATCACTGGTCCAAAaggccagagaggagagagg GGGGAGCCTGGGTATGTTATAGGGGGCATAGGAGACGGGCATTATGCTCCTGGACGAAAGGGAGAGCCTGGATCATCA GGACCCCAAGGGGCTCCGGGTGTACCAGGGGTCTCTGGACCCTCAGGCCTGCCTGGACAGTCAGGTTCACCTGGGTCCTCAGGGATATCTGTTAAG GGGGAACATGGGGAGGCAGGTGCTAAA GGTTTGCGTGGGAAAGCAGGGGCCAAAGGAGACAAAGGAGATCATGGTAAAGAT GGCCAAGCAGGGTTACCTGGTCCCATTGGAATTGATGGTGTTCCAGGCTTCCCAGGTCAAAAGGGATATAAG ggagaggaggggatcgGGGTTCCCGGTGTCCAGGGGCCTCGTGGAGAGCCAGGGGAGAAG GGAAATATAGGCCTATCAGGACCTGAGGGACTAAAGGTACTTCATTTATGTTAA